One genomic region from Rosa rugosa chromosome 1, drRosRugo1.1, whole genome shotgun sequence encodes:
- the LOC133726907 gene encoding DNA (cytosine-5)-methyltransferase CMT3-like, whose product MATKRKSKRSPASSSAAKKLKQGEKDVLLPESSEIKTETSTATKAKPKRSKAGSSSASAKLKEPAVVEEESVLESTETAEKVSESSETATMEASAPKSRKYSKKESKESGGSEANNVADEDVVMSEARFLGEPVEPEEARRRWPHRYAAPPTQKKANNSNDDEDFLEGRRHFTKAEVDGCIYDLYDDAHVKAGKGEQPYICKIIEMFEAVDGLPYFTAQWFYRAKDTVIEGCFDIDSRRVFYSDVTNYNELECLLGKLDIARFGLDIDPDVKCKLIESCTYYCDTKYLLPYSTFVNFPPENVQAGSDNSSTISSEIDISCSRAVNSELEKTSTVVEQGKPEATVLDLYSGCGGMSTGLCLGANSANLNLVTRWAVDLNEHAIKSLKINHEETEVRVESADDFLSLLKKWKGLCVHFKVVKPDGSETPFSVFTTKDAKEEEEDVEAEDDDDAESEVYEVEKILGIRYGKAKNGEEKELLFKVKWKGYGAEYDTWEPLDLLTGCEESIQEFVSHVYQSKLLPLPGDVDVVCGGPPCQGISGFNRFRNSESPLDDEKNKQLAVFMDIVDYLKPKYVLMENVVDLLKFADGFLGRYALGRLVGMNYQARMGMMCAGAYGLPQFRMRVFYWGALPTERLPQFPLPTHDVVFRGQIPTKWEQNCVAYNEGHDHTLGRKLLLEDALSDLPEVGNNENRDVMPYGKQPQTEFQKFIRLSKDGFLGTSKKLHSNEMLYDHRPLKLNDDDHERVCRVPKEKGANFRNLPGVLVGADNKVMWDPEVERVLLKSGKPLVPDYAMSFVKGHSSKPFGRLWWDEIVSTVVTRAEPHNQAILHPQQDRVLTVRENARLQGFPDYYQLSGPIKERYMQIGNAVAVPVSRALGYTLGLAYKGSAGEDSLFELPKEMHLPNGCFEDGDYV is encoded by the exons ATGGCCACCAAACGCAAGTCGAAGCGATCTCCGGCTTCTTCTTCCGCCGCGAAGAAGCTGAAGCAGGGGGAGAAAGATGTCTTATTGCCGGAGAGTAGTGAAATCAAAACCGAAACCTCAACGGCGACGAAGGCGAAGCCGAAGCGATCTAAGGCTGGATCTTCATCCGCATCTGCGAAGTTGAAGGAGCCGGCGGTGGTGGAGGAAGAGTCGGTACTGGAGAGTACCGAAACGGCCGAGAAGGTTTCGGAGAGTAGCGAAACGGCTACAATGGAGGCGAGTGCGCCGAAGTCGAGGAAGTACAGTAAGAAGGAGAGTAAGGAGAGCGGTGGTTCTGAGGCTAATAATGTGGCTGATGAGGATGTGGTGATGTCTGAGGCTAGGTTTCTCGGTGAGCCGGTTGAACCGGAGGAGGCTCGCCGGAGATGGCCCCACCGATATGCTGCGCCTCCGACTCAG AAGAAGGCAAACAACTCCAACGA TGATGAAGATTTTCTTGAGGGTCGTCGACACTTCACAAAGGCAGAGGTTGATGGATGTATCTATGATCTTTATGATGATGCACATGTAAAA GCCGGCAAAGGAGAACAACCTTACATTTGTAAAATTATAGAGATGTTTGAGGCTGTTGATGGGCTACCCTATTTTACTGCTCAGTGGTTCTACAGAGCGAAAGATACT GTCATAGAAGGTTGCTTCGATATTGATTCAAGGCGTGTATTTTATTCAGATGTTACAAATTACAATGAGTTGGAATGTCTTCTTGGGAAACTGGATATTGCGAGATTCGGTTTAGAT ATTGACCCTGATGTAAAGTGCAAACTGATTGAGAGCTGTACCTATTATTGCGACACTAAATATCTGTTGCCTTATTCCACCTTTGTCAACTTCCCacctg AAAATGTGCAGGCTGGAAGTGATAACTCATCAACAATTTCCAGTGAGATTGACATTAGCTGTTCTCGTGCGGTTAACTCGGAACTTGAAAAAACTTCCACAGTTGTGGAGCAAGGCAAACCAGAAGCAACTGTACTTGACTTGTATTCTGGTTGTGGAGGGATGTCTACTGGCCTATGCCTTGGGGCAAACTCGGCAAACCTAAATCTTGTTACG AGATGGGCTGTGGATCTGAATGAACATGCTATAAAAAGTCTGAAGATAAACCATGAAGAAACTGAG GTTCGGGTAGAATCTGCGGATGATTTTCTCTCATTGCTGAAAAAGTGGAAGGGACTTTGTGTTCATTTTAAAGTGGTTAAACCTGATGGTTCAGAAACACCGTTTAGTGTATTCACAACAAAAGATGccaaagaggaagaggaggatgTGGAGGcagaggatgatgatgatgcagaATCTGAAGTTTATGAAGTTGAAAAAATACTTGGTATACGTTATGGAAAAGCCAAAaatggagaagagaaggaaTTGTTGTTTAAG GTCAAATGGAAAGGATATGGAGCTGAGTATGATACTTGGGAGCCCCTAGATTTACTAAC GGGTTGTGAGGAGAGCATACAGGAATTTGTTTCTCATGTATACCAGTCCAAACTGTTGCCATTACCT GGTGATGTGGATGTTGTGTGTGGTGGTCCTCCATGCCAAGGAATTAGTGGTTTCAATAGGTTCAGGAACTCTGAAAGTCCATTAGATGACGAGAAGAACAAGCAATTGGCTGTCTTCATGGACATAGTAGATTATCTAAAGCCCAAGTATGTGCTGATGGAAAATGTAGTGGACCTTTTGAAATTTGCTGATGGGTTTTTAGGACGGTATGCTTTGGGGAGGTTAGTTGGAATGAACTACCAAGCAAGGATGGGTATGATGTGCGCAGGTGCATATGGTCTACCTCAATTCCGTATGCGGGTATTTTATTGGGGTGCCCTTCCTACTGAG AGGTTGCCTCAATTCCCACTGCCAACCCATGATGTAGTGTTTAGGGGTCAGATTCCTACTAAATGGGAG CAAAACTGTGTTGCTTACAATGAAGGCCATGATCATACATTGGGAAGAAAGCTTTTGTTGGAGGATGCACTCTCAGATCTTCCCGAG GTTGGAAACAATGAAAACCGTGACGTAATGCCTTATGGAAAGCAACCTCAGACAGAGTTTCAGAAATTTATTCGGCTTAGCAAAGACG GTTTTCTGGGGACTTCAAAGAAGTTGCACTCAAATGAGATGCTTTATGATCACCGCCCTCTGAAATTGAATGATGATGATCATGAACGTGTTTGTCGTGTCCCTAAGGAAAag GGTGCGAACTTTAGGAATCTACCTGGGGTTCTTGTTGGTGCTGATAATAAAGTAATGTGGGATCCAGAAGTAGAGAGGGTTTTATTAAAATCTGGGAAACCTTTG GTCCCTGATTATGCAATGTCATTTGTGAAAGGACATTCATCAAA ACCTTTTGGACGTTTATGGTGGGATGAGATTGTTTCCACAGTTGTTACCCGGGCGGAGCCACATAATCAG GCAATTTTGCATCCTCAACAAGATCGGGTATTGACAGTTCGTGAAAATGCAAGACTACAAGGATTTCCTGACTACTACCAGCTTTCTGGTCCAATCAAAGAGAG ATATATGCAAATTGGAAATGCTGTAGCTGTTCCTGTTTCACGTGCACTGGGTTACACATTAGGTTTGGCATATAAGGGTTCTGCTGGTGAGGATTCTTTGTTTGAGCTGCCCAAAGAAATGCATTTGCCTAACGGATGTTTTGAAGATGGAGATTATGTTTGA